A genomic window from Antedon mediterranea chromosome 4, ecAntMedi1.1, whole genome shotgun sequence includes:
- the LOC140047015 gene encoding coelenterazine h 2-monooxygenase-like — MAALSFARIKTRSIINSFRLLKKCGLSSSTPANWFDKCTKINVLDAEMNYYDSSNFSKPEIGSDKAAVIFLHGNPTSSFLWRNIIPHVEGSARCLAPDLIGMGRSSKLKDTKSYRFQDHYRYLSSWFKSVDLPEKVIIVCHDWGSGLGFHWSHQNQARVKGIVHMESIVAVVPSWEAFPEIARDIFQALRSDNGEEMVLQNNFFVEKLLPLSVMRELSTEEMAVYREPFLQKGEDRRPTLTWPREIPVATDGPQDVVDIVNAYRTWLSKSADIPKLYINGKPGFFSSGITKVTENWPNQETVSVPGLHFLQEDSPDDIGKAIYHFLKKLYS, encoded by the coding sequence ATGGCAGCCTTGTCTTTTGCAAGAATCAAAACAAGATCCATTATTAACTCATTTCGACTTCTTAAAAAATGTGGTTTGAGTTCAAGTACACCAGCTAACTGGTTTGATAAATGTACTAAAATCAATGTTTTGGATGCTGAAATGAATTATTATGATTCGAGTAACTTCAGCAAGCCTGAAATTGGTTCTGATAAGGCTGCAGTTATATTCTTGCACGGGAACCCAACGTCTTCATTCCTTTGGAGAAATATTATACCGCATGTCGAAGGTTCCGCACGATGCTTAGCACCTGACTTAATTGGAATGGGCCGCTCGAGCAAACTGAAGGATACAAAATCATATCGTTTTCAGGACCACTACCGATATCTTTCTTCCTGGTTTAAAAGTGTAGATCTACCAGAGAAAGTGATCATAGTATGTCATGACTGGGGTTCTGGACTTGGATTTCATTGGTCTCACCAAAATCAAGCAAGAGTAAAAGGAATTGTTCACATGGAAAGCATTGTTGCTGTGGTGCCTTCGTGGGAAGCCTTTCCTGAGATAGCACGAGACATTTTCCAGGCCCTGCGATCCGACAATGGTGAAGAGATGGTACTTcagaataatttttttgtagAAAAACTTCTTCCACTATCAGTAATGCGTGAGCTTTCTACAGAGGAAATGGCCGTTTATAGGGAACCTTTTTTACAAAAAGGTGAAGACCGACGTCCTACTCTGACATGGCCAAGAGAAATACCAGTTGCCACAGATGGTCCTCAAGATGTGGTTGATATCGTCAATGCTTATCGTACATGGCTATCGAAGTCTGCCGATATTCCAAAGTTGTACATCAATGGCAAGCCAGGATTCTTTAGTAGTGGAATTACCAAAGTGACGGAGAACTGGCCGAATCAGGAGACAGTTTCGGTCCCTGGATTGCATTTCCTTCAAGAAGATTCACCAGATGATATTGGAAAAGCAATCTATCATTTTCTGAAAAAACTTTATTCTTAG